One Euphorbia lathyris chromosome 1, ddEupLath1.1, whole genome shotgun sequence DNA segment encodes these proteins:
- the LOC136211041 gene encoding receptor like protein 29, translating to MLFSLLLLFFTSFSPILTNAVPNMLPSEAEALFKIMDSISSDASWRTSYPNPCKPGSLWPGIECRLGTDNHLHVSKLYFGTNPNPTCKTTASFPYQIFHLPYLQSLFFHNCFTHTRTRLSLPFLSNSSLQQLSLRSNPSLFGQIPPQISSLKSLQILTLSQNRLSGPLPAGISWLSALVHIDLSYNVFTGAIPFQLGNLVNLVGLDLSFNSFTGIIPSSIGQLGMLQKLDLSSNSLVGPIPVSIVKLSSLTFLALSNNRFRGSFPIGLSKLQNLQYFLMDDNPMNVPLPQELGKLVKLQELRLANSGYFGAIPSSFTLLINLSTLSLQDNRLGGEIPAGFGTLSRIYHLNLSRNLLGGVVPFNSSFFKRLGRNLDLTGNPGLCFNPNQNYNVIGVNVCKTGSLTKKSQASHQGFPLFFLFGVLIINCF from the coding sequence ATGTTGTTctccctcctcctcctcttcttcactTCTTTTTCCCCTATTCTCACAAATGCAGTTCCTAACATGCTTCCTTCTGAGGCTGAAGCACTTTTCAAGATCATGGATTCCATTTCCTCTGATGCATCCTGGAGAACTTCTTATCCAAACCCTTGTAAACCTGGCTCTCTCTGGCCTGGAATTGAATGTAGATTAGGAACTGATAATCATCTCCATGTTTCCAAGCTTTATTTTGGTACTAATCCTAACCCAACATGTAAGACTACTGCTTCCTTCCCTTACCAAATCTTTCATCTTCCTTATCTTCAATCTCTCTTCTTTCACAACTGTTTTACTCACACTCGTACCCGTCTCTCTCTTCCCTTTTTGTCTAACTCTTCACTTCAACAACTCAGTCTTAGATCAAATCCTTCCCTTTTTGGTCAAATTCCACCTCAGATATCCTCTCTTAAGTCCCTTCAGATTCTCACATTGTCACAGAATCGACTTTCGGGTCCTCTTCCTGCTGGGATTTCTTGGTTGAGTGCTTTAGTGCATATTGATTTGAGCTATAATGTGTTTACTGGAGCTATACCATTTCAATTAGGTAATCTTGTAAATCTGGTGGGTCTTGATCTTAGCTTCAATTCTTTCACAGGGATAATTCCAAGCTCAATTGGTCAACTGGGTATGCTTCAAAAACTTGATTTGAGTTCAAATTCACTAGTGGGTCCGATTCCTGTCAGCATAGTAAAGTTGAGTTCTTTGACGTTCTTGGCTTTGAGCAACAACAGATTTAGGGGAAGTTTTCCTATAGGATTGTCCAAATTGCAGAATTTACAGTACTTTCTAATGGATGATAATCCAATGAATGTTCCATTACCACAAGAGCTTGGTAAACTAGTGAAACTACAGGAGCTAAGGCTGGCTAATTCAGGGTATTTTGGAGCCATACCATCAAGCTTTACACTTCTGATAAATCTATCTACTCTTTCTCTTCAAGATAACAGATTAGGAGGTGAAATTCCAGCAGGATTTGGTACTCTCTCTCGCATATATCACTTGAATCTCAGCAGAAACTTGCTTGGTGGAGTTGTGCCTTTCAATTCTAGTTTCTTCAAGAGGCTTGGCAGAAATTTGGATCTTACTGGAAATCCAGGTCTATGCTTCAACCCAAATCAGAATTATAATGTAATTGGGGTTAATGTATGCAAGACTGGTTCTTTAACGAAGAAATCTCAAGCTTCTCATCAGGGATTCCCTTTATTCTTTCTATTTGGTGTTCTCATCATCAACTGTTTTTAG